One window of Alkaliphilus metalliredigens QYMF genomic DNA carries:
- a CDS encoding heparinase II/III family protein: MNTIKYLKPSQGVYRLTNRLKRELYKRKILVINTPSEIKAIKKAKFLIPSLDFDSEYLNRFDIEGILNNEFDFINISHKVSLDSAWNDKSLQHLWRYNLHYFEYLYKLGFQYLNGDKNPKYYEKYKELIINWIVNNPCPYGDGWHPYTISLRITNWITTYELFIDEINNDIDFRDQIAKSLYTQYSYLQKNLEKDVLGNHYFENIKALIIGSIFFGKEQVKSKFTKELLKQLEEQILEDGMHFELTPMYHKIILEDLIKITVRLKNESVYAKLSEYIKKMIDVMYSFEEGFGKTPAFNDSTDGISKNYDCLLETCKQEFDLTPKYIDSFKDSGYYILRNDQYKLILDCGEICPSYLPAHGHCDALSYELSMDGIPILVNSGTYQYEGGEWRNHFRKTKAHNTVMIGNREQSQFWGSFRVANRISDVIRRRFNYKGLSFISGAYKTYFGAKHTRYIGEIDENVLLVLDKVEAKASEEVRSYVHLNPNVKVSLSETVKIKKDSMNINIIHVSAKDVSISKGWYSSAFNLKEENEHIVFTKSDDLDFFGYLICLKDIKCNAEISNDVLTIRTDKEFIINLNKLGEKI, encoded by the coding sequence ATGAATACAATAAAGTATCTCAAACCTTCTCAAGGCGTCTACAGATTAACAAATAGATTGAAAAGAGAACTTTATAAACGCAAGATCTTAGTAATCAACACACCTAGTGAAATCAAAGCAATAAAGAAAGCGAAATTTTTAATTCCAAGTTTGGATTTTGATAGTGAATATTTAAATAGATTCGATATAGAAGGAATCCTGAATAATGAATTTGACTTTATAAATATCAGCCACAAAGTATCTTTAGATAGTGCATGGAATGATAAGTCTCTTCAGCATCTTTGGAGGTACAACCTTCATTATTTTGAGTATTTGTACAAACTGGGATTTCAATATCTCAATGGCGATAAGAACCCCAAGTATTATGAGAAATATAAAGAGCTAATAATTAATTGGATTGTCAATAATCCATGCCCATATGGTGATGGTTGGCATCCATATACGATTTCATTAAGAATCACTAATTGGATTACAACATATGAACTATTCATAGATGAAATTAATAATGATATTGACTTTAGAGATCAGATAGCTAAATCTCTTTATACTCAATATAGTTACTTACAGAAGAATCTAGAGAAAGATGTTCTAGGCAATCATTATTTTGAAAACATTAAAGCCTTAATAATAGGGAGTATTTTTTTTGGAAAAGAACAAGTTAAGTCTAAATTTACTAAAGAGCTGCTTAAACAACTGGAAGAACAGATATTAGAAGATGGAATGCATTTTGAATTAACTCCTATGTATCATAAGATTATTCTAGAAGATTTGATAAAAATAACTGTGCGGCTAAAGAATGAATCTGTATATGCAAAGTTAAGTGAGTACATTAAAAAAATGATAGATGTAATGTATAGCTTTGAAGAAGGATTCGGCAAAACACCTGCATTTAATGATAGTACAGATGGGATTAGCAAAAATTATGATTGCTTATTAGAAACTTGCAAACAAGAGTTTGACCTAACCCCTAAGTATATAGATTCATTTAAGGATAGTGGATATTACATTCTTAGAAATGATCAATATAAATTGATACTTGATTGTGGTGAAATATGCCCTTCATATTTGCCAGCTCATGGACATTGTGACGCTTTAAGTTATGAGCTATCAATGGATGGGATACCAATACTAGTTAATTCAGGGACCTACCAATATGAAGGTGGAGAGTGGAGAAATCACTTTAGAAAAACTAAAGCTCATAACACAGTAATGATTGGTAATAGAGAGCAGTCACAATTTTGGGGGAGTTTTAGAGTTGCAAATAGGATTAGCGATGTAATAAGACGTCGCTTTAATTATAAAGGACTAAGTTTTATCAGTGGTGCCTATAAGACATACTTTGGAGCAAAACACACCAGGTATATTGGTGAGATAGATGAGAATGTCCTATTGGTACTGGATAAAGTAGAAGCAAAAGCTAGTGAAGAAGTGAGAAGTTATGTTCACCTAAATCCTAATGTAAAAGTATCTCTTAGTGAAACTGTAAAAATTAAGAAAGATAGTATGAATATAAATATCATCCATGTCTCTGCTAAAGATGTATCTATATCAAAAGGTTGGTATTCTAGTGCTTTTAATTTGAAAGAAGAAAATGAGCACATTGTTTTCACGAAGAGTGACGACTTAGATTTCTTTGGATATTTAATTTGTCTTAAGGATATTAAGTGTAATGCAGAAATATCTAATGATGTGCTTACGATTAGAACAGATAAAGAGTTTATTATAAATTTAAACAAGTTGGGAGAAAAAATATGA
- a CDS encoding glycosyltransferase family 4 protein: MKIVVICHYFPPEIGAPSARLYEMSKRWVELGNEVHVVTCFPNHPTGIIPDEYKGMKYKLENMDGIHVHRNYVYATPNKGFIKKTLGHISFMFSSVFYSMKKIDKPDIIITSSPTFFSIFSGYWYSLRKKADFVLEIRDLWPAAMIELGVMKEGFITRVLEKMELFFYRKSKKLIMVTQSFKDNVVNRGISGDKVHVITNGVNQDLFYPKEKNQELINKHNLEDKFVVSYVGAHGISQNLSTILEVAKKLRIYKNIEFVFVGEGAEKDKLKQILREEELKNVQFIDAQPKELIPEFYNLSDLCLIPLKNIELFKTFIPSKMFEIMACGVPIVASLEGEAAQILQDSKAAVVVKPDNSDEIAAAIEELINDKEKYNQMKASGPEFVEKNYLRNKLAERYLEIINNA; this comes from the coding sequence ATGAAGATAGTAGTGATATGTCATTATTTCCCTCCAGAAATAGGTGCACCATCTGCTCGATTATATGAGATGTCAAAACGATGGGTTGAATTAGGTAATGAAGTTCACGTTGTAACATGCTTTCCTAATCATCCGACTGGGATTATTCCTGATGAATATAAAGGTATGAAATATAAGTTAGAAAATATGGATGGAATTCATGTGCATAGAAATTATGTATATGCTACTCCAAATAAAGGGTTTATAAAAAAAACATTGGGCCATATTTCGTTTATGTTTTCATCTGTGTTTTATTCTATGAAGAAGATTGATAAACCAGATATAATTATAACAAGTTCGCCAACTTTCTTCTCGATTTTTTCAGGCTATTGGTATAGCTTAAGAAAGAAAGCCGATTTTGTTCTAGAGATAAGAGATTTATGGCCAGCAGCGATGATAGAGTTAGGTGTAATGAAAGAAGGTTTTATAACGAGAGTGCTCGAGAAAATGGAATTATTCTTTTATAGAAAAAGCAAGAAGCTAATTATGGTTACTCAATCATTTAAAGATAATGTGGTTAACCGTGGTATTAGTGGAGACAAAGTACATGTTATTACCAATGGCGTTAATCAAGATCTTTTTTATCCGAAAGAAAAGAATCAAGAGTTAATTAATAAACATAACTTAGAAGATAAGTTTGTGGTTTCATATGTGGGAGCACATGGGATCTCTCAAAACTTAAGTACGATATTAGAAGTCGCAAAAAAACTTAGAATATATAAAAATATTGAATTTGTGTTTGTTGGTGAGGGTGCTGAAAAGGATAAACTTAAACAAATTCTTAGAGAAGAAGAATTGAAAAATGTTCAGTTTATTGATGCACAACCAAAGGAACTAATTCCAGAGTTTTATAATTTATCAGATTTATGCCTAATACCTTTAAAGAATATTGAATTATTTAAGACTTTTATTCCTTCAAAAATGTTTGAAATTATGGCTTGTGGAGTACCTATTGTAGCAAGCTTAGAAGGAGAAGCTGCGCAAATACTCCAGGATTCTAAAGCGGCAGTTGTTGTAAAACCAGACAATTCGGATGAAATAGCAGCAGCAATAGAAGAACTAATAAATGACAAAGAAAAATATAATCAAATGAAAGCCAGTGGGCCTGAATTTGTTGAGAAAAACTATTTAAGGAATAAGCTTGCTGAAAGGTACTTAGAAATTATAAATAATGCGTAG